The sequence below is a genomic window from Streptosporangium lutulentum.
GCGCGTCGCTCAGGTGCGCGGTCTCCAGTGACTCGGGCCGGAGCGCGTCGACCGAGCGCCGGGCCTCCGCCAGACTCTCCCTCGCCAGCCCCTTCACGGCCTCGAAGGGGCGGCGCCACGGCGCCGGGACCTCGTGGATCTGCTCGGCGGCCTGGAGCTGCGTGATGATCCCGGTGAGCCCCTGCGCCAGGGTGTCGTGGATCTCGCGAGCCATCCGCTGGCGCTCGTCGAGGACCCCCGCCTCCCTGGCCTGGGCGAGCAGCTGGGCGTGCAGGCCGGCGTTCTCGGCGAGCGACGCCTCCAGCAACCGGTTCGTACGGCTCAGCTCGTCAAGGGCCCGGAGACGCTGCTCCCTCTCCTTCTCGGCGATCTGGAGGAACCAGGCGGTGCCGCACATCATGACGACGTTGACGACAACGATGATCACGGAGATCGTCAGGCCGAGAGCGGTCGTCTTGGGCACGTCGGATGCCTGGGCGGCACCGGCCACGACCGCCACGGCGGCCACGCCCAGCAGCCGCCACGGCCAGCGGAGGATGGTGAAGGCGTAGATGTAGGGGGCGGGGGTGAACAACGCGAACGCCGGGTCCCGCGCCACCAGGACCGCGGTGATCACCAGCAGTCCGGTGAAGAACACCCCCATGATCAGTGGCCGCTCCCACCAGGCGGGGCGCAGGGTGAACATGAGGAGCATCCACCCCGCGGCCACCCCGCACAGGACGAGGTCGACGAGCAGGGAGTCGCCGCCCGCCGACTGCTCCGCGATCACCTTGAAGACGACGAGGGCGGCCAGCAACGTGTACGGCACCACGGTCACCAGCAGAAGGGGGGGGCCGTCCTTGCTTCACGATCCAGGACTCTGGCATCTGCCCGCTCATATCCCTCTCCTTCCGCCTTGAGCTTGTCTCCGGCGTCTGTTCCCGGCGTCTACTCCCAACGGAACCAGCGGACCGCGATGACCGAGCATATGACCGCGTAGCCCGCCAAGGTCAACAATGGCTGGGCGGATGGGAAATGGCCCTCGAAAGCAGCCTCCTGGAACGCCTGCATCCCCGCTCCGAGTGGGGTGTAGTGGCTGATGCTCTGCATCAGCGGGGGCATTTGCGCGATCGGCACCCAAAGCCCGGCGAAGAACATCATCGGAAAGAACGCCACCGTGCCGATCGCCGTGGCCGGGCCACGTCCGGGCGCCAGCGCGGTGATCAGCAGGCCGATCGAGAGCAGCGCGGCGGCCGCGAGCAGCCAGCCGACGACGAAGCCGGCGAGATTCTCCGGCAGGCGGACGCCGAAGCCGAGCCTGGCCACGGCGAGGAACAGGGTCACCGCGACGAGCGCGATGGCGAGGTTGGCCACGAGCTGGGCGGCGAGCACGCGGGCCGGGCCGATCGGCGTGGTCCGCATGCGCCGCAGCACGCCGTTCTCACGGTATCCCGCGAGTATCGTCGGCAGGGCGGTCAGTGCCAGGATCGCCAGGTTGAACAGGATGATGACCGGCACGTAGAGGTCGAAGTACGTCAGGTCGCCGCCGACCTCCACGGCCTCCCCCAGGGCGGGGACGTTTCCGAGGATGATCAACAGGACCAGCGGGAAGCCGACCCCCCAGAGGGGACCGGTCTTCTCGCGGACGCAGAGCTTGACCTCGGCTTTGGTGAGCCTCCACGTCGCGGAACCGCGCTTGGCGGTGAGGGGTGCGGTGGTGTTCAGGACTGACATGAGTATGACTGCCTCTCTGTGGCCGGGCTGCTCTGTGGCTGGGCTGAGTCGGTTCGGATCACTCGGATCACGAGGCGTCGTCGGGGCGTTTCCCGGTCAGCTCGACGAACGCGTCCTCCAGGCTCGCCTGCTCGACGCGCAGCCGTTCGGCCACGATCTGGTTGCGGGCCAGTACGGCGGTGACGGCGTTGAGCGCGTTGCTGTTGCCGTTGACGATGACCAGCTCGCCCCGGCGGGTGACGCCGGAGACGTCGGGCAGACTCGTCAGCAGCTCGTCGTCGATCTGCCTGGACGGGCGGAACTGGATCCGCTGCTCGATGCGGGCCCGCTCGGTCAGGCCGGCCGGGGTGTCCACCATGACGACGCGGCCCGCGTCGATCAGCGCCAGCCGGTCACACAGCCGCTCGGCCTCCTCCATGAAGTGGGTGACCAACACGATCGTCACCCCGCGAGAGCGCACGCCCTCGATCAGGTCCCAGGTGTCGCGCCGGGCCTGCGGGTCGAGGCCGGTGGTGAGCTCGTCGAGTATCGCCACCTGAGGGCTGCCGACGAGTGCCAGCGCGATGGAGAGCCGCTGCTTCTGGCCACCGGACAGCTTGGCGTACCTGGTCTTCGCCTTGCTCGCCAGGCCGAGGCCGTCCATCAGCTCGCGCCAGTCGGCCGGATCGGGATAGAAGGAGCTGTAGAGCTCCAGGGCCTCGGCGACCTCCAGCCGCTCCTGGATCTGCCCCGCCTGCAACTGCACGCCGAGCCGCCGGGTCAACTCGGCGTGGTCCCTGCGGGGGTCGAGCCCGAGCACCTTGATCTCGCCCCGGTCCGGCACGCGGAGGCCCCCGATGCACTCCACGGTCGTCGTCTTGCCGGCGCCGTTCGGGCCGAGGATCCCGAAGATCTCGCCCTCCTGAACGGTGAGCGAGACATCGTCGACCGCGACGTTGTTCCCATAGCGCTTGTGGAGATTACGTACCTCGATCACTGGCGGCATGCGCGCGTCCTTTCGGGCTCAGACCCTGGCGGCTGGCTACGTTCAGCCTTCTACGACCGGCACTCCGCGAACACCGACCAGTGGACTGGACCTGGCTGCCGAGCGGTGGGGGCGTCGGCCCAACCAGGCGGGTGGTCGCCATCCACCGATCGGTGGATCGCGACCCGGACGCGGGGAGCGTGGAAAGCGGCGGGACCGGTCGCTCCGTGAACGCGGCCGCACCAGAAAACGCAGACGAACGCGGCGACAGCTGCACATCGACGTCCGTGTCGAGGACCTGGAGCAGGCCGAGCAGAAAGCGCTGGCCCTCGGGGCCCGCAGGCTACGCGGCGGCGGCGAACGGTTCCGCGTCTACGAAGACCTCGTCGGCCACCCTTTCTGTCTCGTGTCCTGGTGACCCACCGGGACGGCATCGCCGGCGGATCGGATCCGGTGAGAACCGACAGCCCTCGCCGCTTCTCGGTGTGTCCGCCCTGGCCTGTTCTCCGTCGGGGGCCGTGAAGCGTCGCGATGATCAAGGTATATCTTGATATCAAGGTAATTTACCTTGATATCAAGATATATGCGAGGAGTTCCGATGCTGCACCACGTCCAACTGGCCTGTCCGCCCGGAAGCGAGCCCGCCTTGCGGGACTTCTACGAGGGTGTGCTCGGTCTGGCCGAGGTTCCCAAGCCCCCGGTCCTCGCCGCGCGGGGTGGGTGCTGGTTTCGCGGCCACGGCATCGAGTTGCATCTCGGCGTCGAAGCCGACTTTCGTCCGGCGCGCAAGGCTCACCCCGGCCTGCTGGTCCGCGACATCGACGAGTGGGCCCGGCGTCTGACCGAGGCGGGCTACCCGGCCTCCTTCGACGACGATTTCCCGGGAATGCGCCGCTTCTACAGCGAAGACCCCCACGGCAACCGCCTGGAGTTCCTCGAACCGCTCTCCTGACAGCGGGTGGTCGCCGAACCGGTTCGGCGGCGCCTTCGCGTAACTGCATCTGGCTGACGCCCTGCGGCGGGCGAGCAGGGCGAGGCCGTCGTGACCGCGTGGTCGGAGGTGGAGAGCAGTGTCGTCACCGGCCTCACCCCGGCCGACGTCGACGAGCCCACCCGACTGCTGCCCGGAGAGGTGGGGCTGCCTTCTGAACCGCGCCGCCGTACTCCTGGGCTGCGGCGGGAGGAGGTGACCCAGCTCGCGGGCATGTCGGCCGACTATCTGATGCGGCTGGAGCAGGCGCGCAGCCCGCAGCCGTCGACGCAGCTGCTGGCGGCGCGGGCGCTGTTCGGCTGCCACTGCACGATCGAGGAGCCCGACCGCAACATTCCCTGGCGCTGGTTCACCGACGCGTTCGTACGTGAGGCCTACCCGGAGGAGGAACACGCCGAGTACTCCCGCCTGCACGTGGCCGACCTACGCGCGGCCGTGGTCCGCCGCGGCGACGACCCGGCCGCCGCGGCGCTGGTGGAGCGGCTGCGCGCGGCCAGCGAGGAGTTCACGCGGCTGTGGGAGCTGCACGAGGTGGCGGTACGGCGGGCCAGCCGGATGCGCCTGCGGCACCCCGCGATCGGGCCGATGGAGTTCGACTACGAGGCGCTGCTGGCCCCGGCCGAGGACCAACGGCTGCTGATCTACACGCCGCCGCCGGGCTCGAAGACGTTCGAGGCGCTGGAGCTGCTGCGGGTGGTCGGCCCGGAGACCGCGCACCGCAGCCACCGATAGGCGCTGGGGCCACCTGATCCTCTGCCTGCCGGACACGGCCCTAGAGGAGCGAGGTGCCCGAGGTGCGGCGCAGGGCCTGGGGGGTCAGATCGGCGAGGGTGGGATAGCCGTCCACGGCCATGATCAGGTCGGCTTCGGCGAGGAGGGCGCGCAGGACGTGGACGATGCCGTCGACGCCGCCCAGGGCGAGGCCGTAGGCGTAGGGGCGGCCGACGCCGACGGCGGTGGCGCCGAGGGCGAGGGCTTTGATCACGTCGGCTCCGGATCGGACGCCGGAGTCGAACAGGACGGGCAGGCCGTCCGCGGCGTCGACCACGTCGGGGAGGAGGTCGAGGGCGGCCAGCCCGCCGTTGGCCTGCCGTCCGCCGTGGTTGGAGCAGTAGATGCCGTCGACGCCGGCGTCCTTGGCCCGGCGGGCGTCGTCGGGGTGGCAGATGCCCTTCAGGACCAGGGGCAGGTCGGTGAGCGAGCGCAGCCAGGGCAGGTCGTCCCAGGTGAGAGGGTTGCCGAAGACTCCGGCCCAGTGCATGACGGCGGCCCGCGGATCCTCTTCCGGGGTGCGGGCGAGCTGGGCGCGGAAGACCGGATCCGAGGTGTAGTTGGCCAGGCAGTGCCCGCGTAGCTGAGGGAAGTTGCCGGTGCTCAGGTCACGGGGACGCCAGCCGGTGACCCAGGTGTCGAGGGTGACGACGATGCCTTTGAAGCCGGCGGCCTCGGCGCGATGGACCAGGTTTTCGGCCAGCTTCCGATCCGTGGGGGTGTAGAGCTGGAAGAAGCCGGGGGTCTCGCCGAACTCCTGGGCCACGGCCTCCATCGGATCGACGGAGAGCGTCGAGGCGATCATCGGAACCCCGGTGCGAGCCGCCGCCCGGGCCGTGGCCAGGTCTCCGTGCCCGTCCTGCGCGCACAGGCCGATCACTCCCACCGGGGACATGAACAGCGGGGACGGTAGCTTCAGGCCGAACAACTCCACCGACAGCTCGCGCCGTGCCGCCCCCACGAGCATCCGGGGGATCAGGCCCCAGTGCTGGAAGGCGGCGACATTGGCGCGCTGGGTGTATTCGTCACCGGCGCCCCCCGCGACGTACGACCAGATCGAGGGCGGCAGCATGGCCTCGGCCCTGGCTTCGAGCTCGGCGAAGGTCATCGGCAGCCCCGGCACGACGCCGCGGAGGCCGTCGAAGTAGATCTCGTGCTGGTAGTCGCCGAACTGTGGGCTCATGCCAAGTGCCTTCCACTGGGATCGGAGTGCCGCCGTGGGCCGGGGAGGACGCGGCGAACCCCTTATCCATGGGGTACCCGTTCCCGGACGAGCTCGGCCGGTACGGGCGCGTCGAGATATTCCAGCAGAGCGGCGAGCTTATGGTCCAGTGTGATGCCGACCTCGGTGATGTCGGGGTTGCCGAAACTGGCGAACCGGGTGCTGGGCTGGTCCACGGCGAAACGGGTCGTGCCTCCGGCGTCTTCGTAGATCGCCGTGCGCAGCGGCGCGTAGAGCAGGACGGCGGGATCGTGGTGGTACATCCCCTGGGCGATCGCGTGGTTCCCCATCAGGTACTCGACGCAGACCCACCGCTCGCCGGCCAGCCGCATCAGCGGGGTGAAGTCGTGGCTCCAGTAGATGATGAAGCCGTGCGGCGCGTTCTGGGCCGTGGCCCGGAGAACGGTGTCCCAGTCGGCCTCGTCCCTGATGAGCCGCTCGAAGCGTTCGGTGTCGAACACGGGAACGGCGCGCTCGTAACGCTCCCGGAACTCCTGGAACGGGGCGGAGACGCCGACGGTCAGGCGGTTCACCTCGTGCGGGACGGTGTGGACTCCGGTGTCCGTCCGCTGGATCATGATTCCTCCAATGAGAATTCGGTGTCCGCTCGCACCTCGCCGGCCGCGAGTGTGGATTCACGGAATGCCCTGACTCGATGGTGGATTCGGTGAGCCGTCCTCACCGGCGGGAAGCGCCGGAGGGCCACTTGGCTTGCGATTCAATAGTCAGGCATGTGGTAAACCGTATGTAGCAGACTTGTGCACCGCAAGCCAGTAATGGGAGAAAAGGGGTAAAACTGTGGCATCTGACCGCAGGGCACACGCGGGTGCCCCCTGCCCGATCGGCCGGGCCATCGATGTCCTGGGGGAGAGATGGACGCTGCTGATCCTGCGCAACGCCACGCTGGGCATGACCCGCTTCGAGGATTTCCGGTCTGACCTGGGCATCGCCGACAACATCCTGTCGCTCCGGCTGACCCGCCTCGTCGACCTCGGCCTGTTCACCCGCGTGCCCTACCGCGACGGCGGTCGCACCCGCAACGAGTACCGCCTCACCGCCGCGGGCGCCGACATGCTCCCGGTACTGCACGCGCTCGCCGACTGGGGCCACGAGCACACCAGGCCCGACGAGCCCGCGGAGCGGATGCGGATCGTCCACCGGACCTGCGAGCACGCCACGACCCCGGGCGGGCACTGCGACCACTGCGGGCAGCCCGTACGCCGCGAGGAGGAAGCCTGGATCCGGCCCTGGCGATCACCTGAACCGACCCCCCTCGCGGCCCCCGTCGTCTGAGGATCCGGTGAAGCGGAGAGGTCGTTGAAGCCGTGGGGCCGGTGAAACGAGCCCGTCCCGCGGAACCTCCCGACCACACCGAACTGCCGCCCACACTGAGCGCGCCGCCTACGCCGAAGCGCCGCGCATATTGGGGGCGCCGTCTACGCCAGGAGATCGTCGAAGGCGACCGAGAGGTGGCGTGGGCCGCGCAGGACCGGGTTCCGCCGGTACGGAGGCGGGTCGTTCACGAGCTGGGGATTGTCGAGCCGGCGGGCCAGTTCGGTCAGGGCGAGCTGGGCCTCCAGCCGCGCGAGAGGTGCGCCGAAGCAGTAGTGGATGCCGCTGCCGAAGCCGAGGTGCTGGTTGTCCCGGCGTTCGGGCTCGAACCGCTCGGCGTCCGGGAAACGTTTGGGGTCCCGGTTGCCGGAGGCCAGGACGAGCCAGATGGGCGCGCCCTTGGGGATGACGGTGCCCGCGATGTCGATGTCGTCGAGGGCGGTGCGCTGCGGCAGGAGCTGCACCGGCGGCTCGTAGCGCAGGAGTTCCTCCACGAGCGGGACGGCCAGGCCTGGATCGTCGCGCAGCCTCTTGAGGACGTCGGGGTGGCGCAGCAGCGTGAGCATCCCGTTGGAGATGAGGTTGACGGTGGTCTCGTGACCGGCGATGAGGAGCAGGACGCCGGTGGCGATCAGCTCCACCGGCGTCATCTGCCCGTCGGGGCCGTGGTCGGTGGCCAGCGCGGAGAACATGTCGTCACCGGGCACGTGACGGTGCTCCTCGATGAGCTCGGCGAGATACCGGCCCATCTCGGACCTGGCCTGCTGGGAGGCACGCTGCCGTTCGGCGGGCCCCTCGGCCGGGTTGGGATCGAGGGCGGCGACGATCGCCTCGGCCCAGACGTGGAAACGCGCCTCGTCCTGGCGGGGAACCCCGAGGAGCTTGCAGATCACCGCCACGGGAAAGGGGTAGGCGAAGTCGTCGACGATGTCGACCTGGTTCCTGCCCTGGAAGCCGTCGATCAGGTCGGAGACCATCCGGGTGAGCTCGCCGCGCATGTTGAAGACCCGCCGGGGGCATTTCGGCGGCCCGAACGGGCGCGTCGCCAGGCGGCGCAGCCGGTCGTGCTCGGGCGGATCGAGCCTGATGAAGCTGACCGGCAGGCTCGGGTCCTCCTCCAGGGGAAGGGCGTCGCCCGGCTGCGGAACCCGGTTGCGCAGGTCCGAACTGAGCCGCGGGTCGTGCAGCAGGGAGAGGATCTCCCAGTAGGTGCTGACGGTGTAGACGCCGTCGTCCTGCCGCGCCACCGGCGTCCTGCGAAGCTCGGTGTAGAGCGGATAGGGGTCGGCGCGGTTGGCGTAGTCGGTGATCTGCCGCAGCAGCGTGCCCGAAGTCATGGAAGTCCTTCGATGTCCGGTCGGGAAACTCGTTGTCACATACGGGCCGGGGTGAACGTGACCTTCCGGTCGCTGGGCGAGTAACCGCTCAGGGTGACGGTGGGCCCGTGGGAGGGCAGGGAGGGGTCAGGGAACTCGGAAGGGACCGCCCGCAGTCCTTCGGGACGCCGGTCCACGTTGGCGAATTCGAGCGGGAACGGCGCGGCCGTTTCGATCAGTCTGCGGTAGAAGTCCAGCCATCTGGCCTGGTCGAAGGCGACGGCGGCGATGACGCGGCCCTGGAAGCCGTAGGCGACGGTGAAGCGGTGCTCGGCGAGCGAACCCTGGGTGATCATGAGTTTGTCTCCCATGGTCGGTACGCCGGTGGACTTGATGTTGACGCCGAACTGAGCGGACCAGAAGGCCGGAACCCACAGGTACGGAAGGCGGTCGGGCCCGGAACTGATCATGTTGTGGGCCGCGACCTCGGCCTGTGTGACCGCGTTGCCCCAGTGCTCCAGCGAGAGGAACTGGTATCCGAAGAGCGGGTGGGGCGAGCGGGCGACGTCCCCGGCGACGAAGATGTCGTCGGTGACGATGCCGTGGATGTCGAAGGCCCGGCACCCGGCGTCGCAGGCGACTCCCCTCGGACCCGCGGCCACCCCTGAGCCCGCGAGCCACTCGGTGTTGCGCATCGCACCGAGTGCGATCACCGCCACGTCCACGTCCAGTACGGTGCCGTCGGACAGATGGGCGCAGGTGAGCCGTCCGGCGGAGTCGCCTTCGAGCGCGGTGACCGTGATGCCACAGCGCAGGTCGACGCCGTGCTCACGCTGTAGTTCCGCCGCGACCGCGCCGATGACGCCGCCGAGCGCCCCCACCAGAGGGGCCGGGCCGCGCTCGGCCACCGTGACCTCCAGTCCCCGCTCGCGGCAGGCGGAGGCGATCTCGGAGCCGGTGAACCCGGCGCCGACGATGAGCACCCGCCGGGGTCTGGCGGTCAGCCTCCGGTTCAGCCGGGCGGCGTCGTCGCTGGTGCGCAGGACGAAGACCCCGTCCAGGTCGGCCTCGGCCTCCTTCACCCACGGCCGGGCGCGGGTGCCGGTCGCGATCAGCAGGCGGTCGAACGGGACCTCCTCGCCGTCGGCCAGGCGCACCTGCCTGCCGGTCAGGTCCAGCCCCGTGGCGGCGACCCCGAGCCGCCACTGCGCGTCGAGCGCGCGTCGCCGGGGAAGGGGGGTGGCGTCCGCCGGCATGTGGCCCAGCAGGACCTGCTTGGACAGCGGCGGCCGGTCGTAGGGTTCCTGCGGCTCATCGCCGATCATGGTCAGTGATCCCGTGAAACCCTCCTCGCGCAGCGTCTCCGCGGCTCGCAGACCTGCCAGGGACGCGCCGACGATGACGATACGGCCATGCTGTCTGAACGCCCGGGAGAGCTCGTCAACGGACATGGGCCTCCGCCTCCCTCTGGGCGGCGGGTTCGTCGGCCTGGTCGTCCCGCTGGTCGACCAGGATGGCCTGGACAGGGCAGGCCGCCGCGGCTCTCATGACATGCTCGCGCTGCGCGTCACCCGCGTGAGGGGTGTACATCAGTGCTTCTTCACCGTGCATGGTGAACACATCCGGCGCCAGGAACGCGCACTGCGCGTATCCCTCGCACCGATTGAGGTCAACGACGATCCTCATGAGGACCTGTGTCCCTTCACCGGGGTTGGCCATCGAGATGATGCCTACCGTAAGCCGCTGAACAGGGAAAACGTCATCCGGAATCGCCGTGTTGCGCCTTTTGGGCCACCCTTTGCCGGACTACCCCCGAAAGGAGGGTGATGGACCGTTGGGGGGTGCGCGTACGCGGGGACCCGGGAGGGCGACGGACCGTTGAAGGCGTGCGTACGCGGGGACCTGGGAGGGCGACGGACCGTTGAAGGCGCGCGTACACGGGGACCGGAGGGGGCGACGGACCGCCGGCCGGGAGTGACGCCGCGACAAGGCCCCGGCGCTCCGACGGTCGTCAGGTCAGGGAACGGGCGAGTTCGGCGGCGGCGTCGGCCACCCGGGGGCCGACGGTGCCGGGGTCGAGAGGGGTGAAGGTGATCACGCCCACGGAGGCTTCGAGCCAGGGCAGGCCGGGAACGGGGGCGGCTATGCCGCGGGCGCCCTCCTGGAGCTGCCCCTCGGTGATCAGGTAGCCGGTGCGGCCCTCGCGCAGGGCGAGGATGGCGAGACCGGCGGCGCCCCGGGCGAGAGGGTGGCGGGAGCCCTCGCGGTAGGCGACGTGCATGTTCGTCCAGGAGGGTTCGACCACCGCCACCGCCAGGCCGTCGTCCCCCTCGGCCACGGTGAGGTGCGCGGTCGCGCCGACCTCCTCGGCGAGCCTGCGCAGGGTGGGCAGGGCGCCGTCACGGAGCAGCGGCTGTACGGCGCGCGCCAGGACGAGGACCCCGAAGCCGAGGTGGACGCGGCCCTTGCCGTCCCGGCGGACGAAGCCCTCGCTCTGGAGGGTGGTGAGCAGGCGGTAGACCGCCGGGCGGCTCAGCTCCAGCTCGGCCGCGAGCTCGGTGGGAGTGCGGCCGCGGCGGCCGTCCGCGAGCAGGCGGAGCAGGCGCAGGCCGCGTTCGAGGGTCTGCGACGATTCGGCCGCCATCAGAGCGCCTGCTGTGCTGAGAGCATGTCCTTGATTATCGCGGGTGCTTGCGGTCGTGAGCCGGTGTGGCACACGATGAGGGTCCGATCTTGGTAAGGGGGCTCGATGAGGTCCGTCATCATCGTCGGAGCGGGCATCTGGGGCACGTCGCTGGCACTGAGGCTGGCGGAGTCGGGGTGGCGGGTCACGCTGGTCGAGCAGTACCAGCCGGGACACCTGCGGCAGGCGAGCGCGGGGGAGACCCGGCTGTTGCGGGCCTCGCACGGCACCGACGAATGGTATCCCCGGATGGCGCGGCGGGCCCGTGAGCTGTGGCGGGAGCTCGGCGATCGGGTCGGCGAGGAGCTGTACACCGAGACGGGAATGCTCTGGTTCGCCCGGCGGGCGCAGGGGTGGGAGCGTTCGAGCGCCTCGGTTCTGGAGCGGCTCGGCATCCCGCACGAGATCTGGGATCCGGCCAGGGCGGGGACCGTCTTCCCGGACTTCCGCGGCGACGACCTGGAGTTCGTGCTCTGGGAGCCCGAGGCCGGAGTGGTCAGGGCCCGGCGGGCCACGCAGGTGACGGCCAGGCTCGCTCTCGCGGCGGGGGTCGGCCTGGTCAGGGGCCGGGCGGAGCCGTACGGCGACGCGGTGCGGGTCGGCGGGGAGGTGCTGCGCGCGGATCAGGTGGTCTGGGCGTGCGGGGCCTGGCTGCCCCGGTTGTTCCCCGGACTCGTGGACCTCCAGGTCACCAAGCAGGACACGCTGCACTTCGCGGTGGCGAACGGGTGGGACACCCCGGCGTGGATCGACGACGAGGCGTCGGTCTACGGGCACGGGGACGTCGACGGGCTCGGGATGAAGGTGACGTCGGACGCCGAGGGCGAGCCGTACGACCCGGAGGCCGGGGACCGCAGGATCTCCGCGGCGAGCGAGACGGTCTCGCGGGACTACCTCCGGCGCAGGTTCCCGAGCCTGGCGAAGGCGCCCGTGCTGTTCAGCCAGGTCTGCCAGTACACCCTCACCCCCGACAACGAATGGATCATCGCCAGGGCGGAGGACGGCGTCTGGCTGCTCGGCGGTGATTCGGGGCACGGGTTCAAGC
It includes:
- a CDS encoding IclR family transcriptional regulator → MAAESSQTLERGLRLLRLLADGRRGRTPTELAAELELSRPAVYRLLTTLQSEGFVRRDGKGRVHLGFGVLVLARAVQPLLRDGALPTLRRLAEEVGATAHLTVAEGDDGLAVAVVEPSWTNMHVAYREGSRHPLARGAAGLAILALREGRTGYLITEGQLQEGARGIAAPVPGLPWLEASVGVITFTPLDPGTVGPRVADAAAELARSLT
- a CDS encoding NAD(P)/FAD-dependent oxidoreductase, coding for MRSVIIVGAGIWGTSLALRLAESGWRVTLVEQYQPGHLRQASAGETRLLRASHGTDEWYPRMARRARELWRELGDRVGEELYTETGMLWFARRAQGWERSSASVLERLGIPHEIWDPARAGTVFPDFRGDDLEFVLWEPEAGVVRARRATQVTARLALAAGVGLVRGRAEPYGDAVRVGGEVLRADQVVWACGAWLPRLFPGLVDLQVTKQDTLHFAVANGWDTPAWIDDEASVYGHGDVDGLGMKVTSDAEGEPYDPEAGDRRISAASETVSRDYLRRRFPSLAKAPVLFSQVCQYTLTPDNEWIIARAEDGVWLLGGDSGHGFKHAPALAEYVGEVLEGGREPEPRFGLHERIPARGLRTGSRINKVNEA